A part of Paraliobacillus zengyii genomic DNA contains:
- a CDS encoding amino acid ABC transporter substrate-binding protein: protein MIKRKNYLSVLLASFFLILALFLTGCSSEEDASTDESETPTEETEDTEETSSDNDSGSTLAAVEERGEVVVGGNSQLPGFGYVNEDGDYEGFDIDFGKALAAAIFDDPEAIEVRPLSAQERFTALQTGEIDVLIRNTTWTTTRDTELGTNFGPTTFYDGQGMMVTKESGITSLEDLAGARIGVETGTTTEMNLADQFRKLGIEYEQVVFDDSDSLVEAYEAGTVDAWTTDKSGLVSRQATLAEPDAHLILTEALSKEPLGPTVRQGDDQWFNIVKWVTFAIIEAEELGITSENIDDFMDSEDPVVRRFLGIEGELGSLMGLPNDFAYRVIKHVGNYEEIYNRNLGTDSVFNLERGYNTNWKDGGLLYSPPFN from the coding sequence TTGATAAAACGCAAAAATTATTTATCCGTTCTTTTGGCTAGCTTTTTCTTGATTCTCGCACTATTTTTGACTGGTTGTTCATCCGAAGAAGATGCTAGCACAGACGAAAGTGAAACACCTACCGAAGAAACAGAAGATACTGAAGAAACTTCCTCTGACAACGACTCTGGTTCCACTCTAGCTGCTGTTGAAGAAAGAGGAGAAGTTGTTGTTGGTGGTAATAGTCAATTACCTGGTTTTGGTTATGTAAATGAAGATGGTGATTACGAAGGATTTGATATTGATTTTGGTAAAGCACTTGCAGCTGCTATCTTTGATGATCCAGAAGCAATTGAAGTAAGACCCCTTTCAGCTCAAGAGCGTTTTACCGCTTTACAAACTGGTGAAATTGATGTCTTGATTCGAAATACAACATGGACAACAACACGTGATACTGAGCTTGGAACAAATTTTGGTCCAACGACTTTTTATGACGGGCAAGGAATGATGGTTACAAAAGAAAGTGGCATAACAAGTTTGGAAGATTTAGCTGGAGCACGTATTGGTGTTGAAACAGGTACCACAACAGAAATGAACTTAGCTGACCAATTCCGTAAATTAGGAATCGAATATGAACAAGTAGTATTTGATGACAGTGATTCATTAGTTGAGGCATATGAAGCAGGTACAGTTGATGCATGGACTACTGATAAATCAGGTCTAGTTTCTCGTCAAGCAACATTAGCAGAACCTGATGCACATCTAATTCTTACAGAAGCTTTATCGAAAGAACCACTTGGACCAACAGTTAGACAGGGTGATGATCAGTGGTTCAACATAGTTAAATGGGTAACATTTGCGATTATTGAGGCCGAAGAACTAGGAATTACGTCAGAAAATATTGATGATTTCATGGATAGTGAAGATCCTGTAGTTCGTAGATTCTTAGGAATCGAAGGTGAACTTGGCAGCCTAATGGGCTTACCAAATGACTTTGCTTATCGTGTAATTAAACATGTTGGTAATTATGAAGAAATATACAATCGTAATTTAGGAACAGATTCAGTCTTTAATTTAGAACGTGGTTATAATACAAACTGGAAAGATGGCGGATTACTTTACTCACCACCATTCAATTAA